In the Euphorbia lathyris chromosome 5, ddEupLath1.1, whole genome shotgun sequence genome, one interval contains:
- the LOC136228569 gene encoding 1-aminocyclopropane-1-carboxylate oxidase homolog 1-like has protein sequence MTSQNSSTVGSSHDRKSQLKAFDDTKAGVKGLVDAGICKIPDIFIHNQSQIMKEISTSSNQKCSIPVINLEEVGTERGEIVAKIGDACRKWGFFQVVNHGIAVSLLEEMINGIRKFHEEDNEVKKNLYSRDRTKRKVYYNSNFDLYSESACNWRDTLNCFMAPTVPRPEELPSVCRDVMLSYSKEISRLAKEIFELVSEALGLKPEYLKEIGCHNGLFMLGHYYPACPEPELTLGASSHSDSSFLTLLLQDQIGGLQVLYKNQWVDVTPILGALVINVGDLLQLVSNDKLTSCQHRVISKNEGPRISVTCFFRPNSPLEDTSRIYGPIKELVSEENPPIYRETNVKDYLVHYYEKGHDGISALQYLKI, from the exons ATGACTAGTCAAAATTCAAGCACAGTTGGCTCTAGCCACGATCGGAAAAGCCAACTGAAGGCTTTCGATGATACAAAAGCCGGCGTAAAAGGGCTTGTAGATGCCGGAATCTGCAAGATTCCTGACATATTCATCCATAATCAATCTCAGATAATGAAGGAAATCTCAACTTCATCAAACCAGAAATGCAGCATACCAGTAATAAACTTGGAAGAAGTAGGTACAGAACGAGGTGAGATCGTTGCGAAAATCGGAGATGCTTGCCGGAAATGGGGATTTTTCCAGGTAGTGAATCATGGTATAGCAGTAAGCCTTTTGGAAGAGATGATTAATGGGATTCGAAAATTCCATGAGGAAGATAATGAGGTGAAGAAAAATTTATATTCAAGGGATCGTACGAAAAGGAAGGTGTATTACAATTCAAATTTTGATTTGTATAGTGAATCGGCTTGTAATTGGAGGGATACCCTTAATTGCTTCATGGCTCCTACTGTTCCCCGTCCAGAAGAGTTGCCTTCTGTTTGCAG AGATGTGATGTTGAGTTACTCGAAAGAGATAAGTAGATTAGCGAAGGAAATATTTGAATTGGTATCAGAAGCTTTGGGGCTGAAACCTGAATACCTAAAAGAAATAGGTTGCCATAATGGATTGTTTATGCTGGGTCATTATTATCCGGCATGTCCTGAACCGGAGCTCACACTGGGCGCTTCAAGTCATTCAGATAGTAGTTTTCTAACTCTACTTCTACAAGACCAAATCGGTGGCCTTCAAGTCCTTTACAAAAATCAATGGGTTGATGTTACTCCCATTCTTGGAGCTCTTGTTATAAATGTTGGAGATTTGCTACAG TTGGTCTCTAATGACAAGTTGACAAGCTGTCAACATAGAGTAATATCAAAAAATGAAGGTCCAAGAATTTCAGTGACGTGCTTTTTCCGACCGAACAGTCCTCTAGAGGATACATCAAGAATTTATGGGCCAATTAAGGAGTTGGTATCAGAAGAAAATCCTCCAATTTACAGAGAAACAAACGTCAAGGACTATTTGGTACATTACTATGAGAAAGGACATGATGGAATATCTGCTCTGCAATATCTcaagatataa
- the LOC136228876 gene encoding uncharacterized protein isoform X1, which yields MASFHLRSISFPSKSHPLTVSLTEQLDKLKKSESTSIGHKLGGLKELYECVDDYLQTFSHQKHNQSAEKALNGSVRLLDMCSTTRDFLSQMKECVQGLESSLRRRRSDAQSSLNEVDAYMVARKKLNQAIVKYLRKLNRQDKNCRTTSSNDNTDLNNMISMLKDAEQISFSVFESILSFIFQPNTKSNFSGFSIISKLLQSKNLSCEEEIEANEVSKIEAELIVFKSNKDINQMPKILNVLEALEQSLIEIEEEVDCVYRRLVKTRVSLLNILTP from the coding sequence ATGGCTTCTTTCCATCTTCGTTCGATAAGCTTTCCCTCTAAATCTCATCCCCTAACTGTAAGTCTTACTGAACAACTTGACaaattgaagaaatcagaatcaacatcaattgGCCACAAGTTGGGTGGCCTCAAGGAGTTGTATGAATGTGTTGATGATTATCTCCAAACTTTCTCCCATCAGAAGCATAACCAATCTGCAGAAAAAGCACTGAATGGATCAGTGAGGTTATTGGATATGTGCAGCACCACTAGAGATTTTCTCTCACAGATGAAAGAATGCGTGCAGGGCCTCGAATCATCtcttagaagaagaagatcagATGCACAATCCAGTTTAAATGAAGTTGACGCATACATGGTAGCTAGAAAGAAACTGAATCAAGCCATTGTCAAGTATCTAAGGAAATTGAATAGACAGGACAAGAATTGCAGAACTACATCCTCGAATGATAACACTGACTTGAACAACATGATTAGCATGTTAAAGGATGCTGAGCAAATCAGCTTTTCTGTATTTGAGTCCATCTTATCTTTCATTTTTCAGCCTAATACAAAATCAAATTTCTCTGGCTTCTCGATTATCTCTAAATTATTACAGTCAAAGAATTTATCATGTGAAGAGGAAATCGAAGCCAATGAAGTGTCGAAGATTGAAGCAGAATTGATTGTCTTCAAGTCGAACAAAGACATCAATCAGATGCCAAAAATTTTGAACGTATTGGAGGCATTGGAGCAGAGCCTTATAGAAATAGAGGAAGAGGTAGATTGTGTGTATAGACGACTGGTGAAAACCAGAGTTTCCCTTCTCAACATTCTGACTCCATAG
- the LOC136228876 gene encoding uncharacterized protein isoform X2 — protein sequence MASFHLRSISFPSKSHPLTVSLTEQLDKLKKLESSSIGHKLGGLKELYECVDDYLQTFSHQKHNQSAEKALDGSVRLLDMCSTTRDFLSQMKECVQGLESSLRRRRSDAQSSLNEVDAYMVARKKLNQAIVKYLRKLKRQDKNCRTTSSNDNTDLNNMISMLKDAEQISVSVFESILSFISQPNAKSKLSGFSIISKLLQSKNLSCEEEIEANEVTKIDAELMVFKSNKDIHQMPNILNGLEELEKSIVEVEEEVDCVYRGLLKTRVSLLNILNH from the coding sequence ATGGCTTCTTTCCATCTTCGTTCAATAAGTTTTCCCTCTAAATCTCATCCCCTAACTGTAAGTCTTACTGAACAACTTGACAAATTGAAGAAATTAGAATCATCATCAATTGGCCACAAGTTGGGTGGCCTCAAGGAGTTGTATGAATGTGTTGATGATTATCTCCAAACTTTCTCCCATCAGAAGCATAACCAATCTGCAGAAAAAGCACTTGATGGATCAGTGAGGTTATTGGATATGTGCAGCACCACTAGAGATTTTCTCTCACAGATGAAAGAATGCGTGCAGGGCCTCGAATCATCtcttagaagaagaagatcagATGCACAATCCAGTTTAAATGAAGTTGACGCATACATGGTAGCTAGAAAGAAACTGAATCAAGCCATTGTCAAGTATCTAAGGAAATTGAAGAGACAGGACAAGAATTGCAGAACTACATCCTCGAACGATAACACAGACTTGAACAACATGATTAGCATGTTAAAGGATGCCGAGCAAATCAGCGTTTCAGTATTTGAGTCCATCTTATCTTTCATTTCTCAGCCAAATGCCAAATCAAAGCTCTCTGGGTTCTCTATTATCTCTAAATTATTACAGTCAAAGAATTTATCATGTGAAGAGGAAATTGAAGCCAATGAAGTGACAAAGATTGACGCAGAATTGATGGTCTTCAAGTCGAACAAAGACATCCATCAGATGCCAAACATTTTGAACGGATTGGAGGAATTGGAGAAGAGCATTGTAGAGGTAGAGGAAGAGGTAGATTGTGTGTATAGGGGACTGTTGAAAACCAGAGTTTCCCTTCTCAACATTCTAAATCATTAG